Proteins from a genomic interval of uncultured Desulfuromusa sp.:
- the fusA gene encoding elongation factor G has protein sequence MARKVSLNKTRNIGIMAHIDAGKTTTTERILYYTGVSHKIGEVHDGAATMDWMEQEQERGITITSAATTCFWRDHRVNIIDTPGHVDFTIEVERSLKVLDGAVAVFCSVGGVEPQSETVWRQADKYGVPRIAFINKMDRTGADFSHGVEMIRDRLGANPLPLQLPIGAEEDFRGLVDLVTMQAIVWDDESMGAKFEVVDIPADMVDDVAAAREALLEEISSNDDVLMEKYLGGEELTLDEIKLAIRKGTHNIDFCPVLCGSAFKNKGVQTLLDAVIDYMPSPLDVEPIKGVHPDTGEELVRPADDDAPFAALAFKIMTDPFVGQLSFFRVYSGIAESGTTVLNSTKGRKERFGRLLKMHANKREEIKQVYSGDIAAAVGLKGTTTGDTLCDIQQPSLLETMEFPEPVIHLSVEPKTKADQEKMGVALGKLLSEDPSLGVRTDEETGQTILSGMGELHLEVIVDRMKREFKVECNVGAPQVAYRESITKTVEIQGKFVRQSGGRGQYGDCWLRLEPGEPGKGFEFVDAIKGGVIPREYIPAVGKGAEEAAQNGVLAGFPIVDVKVTVYDGSYHDVDSNEMAFKIAGSMGFKDGAKKAAPALLEPIMAVEVVVPEEYMGDVIGDLNSRRGRIMGMDARGGAQVVESHVPLSSMFGYATDLRSATQGRATYSMVFDHYDQAPKAISEEIIAKVNG, from the coding sequence GTGGCTCGTAAAGTTTCATTAAATAAAACTCGCAATATTGGCATTATGGCTCATATTGATGCTGGTAAGACGACGACTACCGAGCGTATCCTCTATTATACTGGGGTTTCGCATAAGATCGGTGAGGTTCATGATGGTGCTGCCACTATGGACTGGATGGAGCAAGAGCAGGAGCGGGGTATAACGATTACTTCAGCTGCAACAACCTGCTTTTGGAGGGATCATCGGGTTAATATTATTGATACTCCCGGTCACGTCGATTTTACTATTGAGGTCGAGCGCTCTTTGAAGGTGTTGGATGGTGCCGTTGCGGTGTTTTGTTCTGTCGGGGGCGTTGAACCTCAGTCTGAAACCGTTTGGCGTCAAGCTGATAAGTATGGTGTTCCAAGGATAGCATTTATTAATAAAATGGATCGCACTGGTGCGGATTTTTCCCACGGTGTGGAGATGATACGGGATCGCTTAGGTGCAAACCCACTACCGCTTCAACTGCCGATCGGTGCTGAAGAGGATTTTCGCGGGCTGGTTGATCTGGTCACTATGCAAGCTATCGTCTGGGATGATGAGTCGATGGGTGCCAAGTTTGAGGTTGTCGATATCCCTGCCGATATGGTAGATGATGTGGCTGCTGCTCGCGAAGCGTTGCTGGAAGAAATTTCTTCGAATGATGACGTGTTGATGGAGAAATATCTGGGCGGTGAGGAGTTGACTCTTGATGAGATAAAGTTGGCCATCAGGAAGGGAACTCACAATATAGATTTTTGTCCGGTGCTCTGTGGGAGTGCATTTAAAAATAAAGGTGTGCAGACGCTTCTTGATGCGGTGATTGATTATATGCCGTCGCCTCTTGATGTTGAGCCGATCAAGGGTGTGCATCCTGATACGGGAGAAGAGTTGGTCCGCCCGGCTGATGATGATGCCCCCTTTGCTGCATTGGCGTTTAAGATTATGACTGACCCGTTTGTCGGTCAGTTGAGCTTTTTCCGTGTTTATTCCGGCATTGCTGAATCAGGTACGACTGTTCTGAACTCCACTAAGGGGAGAAAAGAACGTTTTGGCCGTCTGCTTAAGATGCATGCTAATAAGCGTGAAGAGATTAAGCAGGTTTACTCTGGTGACATTGCTGCTGCTGTCGGTCTCAAGGGGACGACAACAGGGGATACTCTTTGCGATATTCAACAGCCGTCACTTCTGGAGACAATGGAATTTCCTGAGCCAGTAATTCATCTTTCGGTCGAGCCAAAAACCAAGGCTGACCAGGAAAAGATGGGCGTTGCTCTTGGCAAGCTCTTGTCAGAAGATCCGTCTTTGGGCGTCAGGACTGATGAGGAGACTGGTCAAACTATTCTGTCTGGAATGGGTGAGTTGCACCTTGAAGTCATTGTTGACAGGATGAAGCGGGAATTTAAGGTTGAATGTAATGTGGGAGCGCCTCAGGTTGCTTACCGTGAATCCATTACTAAGACTGTGGAAATTCAAGGAAAGTTTGTGCGCCAGTCAGGAGGCCGTGGTCAGTATGGTGATTGCTGGTTGAGACTAGAGCCTGGTGAGCCTGGTAAGGGGTTCGAATTTGTTGACGCAATCAAGGGTGGAGTTATTCCCCGTGAGTATATACCAGCTGTAGGCAAGGGGGCTGAGGAGGCTGCCCAGAATGGCGTCTTGGCTGGCTTTCCGATCGTTGATGTCAAAGTTACCGTTTACGATGGTTCGTATCATGATGTTGACTCCAATGAAATGGCTTTTAAAATTGCCGGCTCCATGGGGTTCAAGGATGGGGCTAAAAAAGCAGCTCCTGCATTGTTGGAACCTATTATGGCTGTTGAGGTTGTTGTTCCCGAGGAGTATATGGGTGACGTTATCGGGGATTTAAACAGTCGCCGCGGTCGTATTATGGGTATGGATGCTCGTGGAGGCGCGCAGGTCGTTGAGTCTCATGTGCCGCTTTCGAGTATGTTCGGATATGCGACTGATTTGCGTAGTGCAACACAAGGTCGTGCTACTTATTCGATGGTTTTTGATCACTATGATCAGGCGCCTAAGGCAATTAGTGAAGAAATTATCGCCAAGGTCAACGGTTAG
- the tuf gene encoding elongation factor Tu, translating into MSKEKYERTKPHVNIGTIGHVDHGKTTLTAAITSVLAAKMGSGEVKAFDQIDNAPEERERGITIATAHVEYETEARHYAHVDCPGHADYVKNMITGAAQMDGAILVVSAADGPMPQTREHILLARQVGVPAMVVFLNKADMVDDEELLELVEMEIRELLSSYDFPGDDIPVIAGSALAALEGRDDEIGKDKVLELMDAVDSYIPEPERAVDRPFLMPVEDVFSISGRGTVATGRVERGIIKVQEEVEIVGMKDTTKTVVTGVEMFRKLLDQGQAGDNCGILLRGVKRDDIERGQVLAKPGSITPHTKFKAEAYILTKEEGGRHTPFFKGYRPQFYFRTTDVTGVVELPEGVEMVMPGDNIAMTAELITPIAMDKELRFAIREGGRTVGAGVVSEVIE; encoded by the coding sequence ATGTCCAAGGAAAAGTACGAAAGGACAAAGCCGCACGTCAACATTGGAACCATCGGTCATGTTGACCATGGCAAAACAACACTGACGGCAGCCATCACCAGCGTCCTCGCTGCAAAGATGGGTAGCGGAGAGGTCAAGGCATTTGATCAGATTGACAACGCACCGGAAGAGCGCGAGCGCGGTATTACCATCGCCACAGCTCACGTCGAGTACGAGACAGAAGCCCGTCATTATGCTCACGTTGACTGCCCGGGTCATGCCGACTACGTTAAAAACATGATCACTGGAGCTGCTCAGATGGATGGAGCAATCCTGGTTGTTTCCGCAGCTGACGGTCCCATGCCCCAGACCCGCGAGCATATCCTCCTGGCCCGCCAAGTTGGTGTTCCTGCCATGGTTGTGTTTTTGAATAAAGCCGACATGGTTGATGACGAAGAACTGCTGGAGTTGGTCGAAATGGAAATTCGTGAACTGCTCTCCAGCTACGACTTCCCTGGAGACGATATTCCCGTTATTGCTGGCTCTGCCCTTGCCGCCCTCGAAGGCCGCGATGATGAAATCGGCAAAGATAAAGTCCTGGAGCTGATGGATGCCGTTGACAGCTACATTCCCGAGCCGGAGCGTGCCGTTGATCGTCCATTCCTGATGCCGGTAGAAGATGTTTTCTCCATCTCCGGTCGTGGAACCGTAGCAACCGGACGTGTTGAGCGCGGGATTATCAAGGTTCAGGAAGAAGTAGAAATCGTCGGTATGAAAGACACCACCAAGACCGTCGTAACTGGCGTTGAAATGTTCCGTAAGCTTCTTGATCAAGGTCAAGCTGGCGATAACTGCGGTATCCTGCTCCGTGGCGTCAAGCGTGACGACATTGAGCGTGGTCAAGTTCTCGCTAAGCCGGGAAGCATCACCCCTCACACAAAATTCAAGGCAGAAGCCTATATCCTCACCAAAGAAGAAGGTGGTCGTCATACCCCATTCTTCAAAGGGTATCGTCCTCAATTCTATTTCCGCACCACAGACGTGACCGGGGTTGTAGAATTGCCAGAAGGTGTTGAGATGGTTATGCCGGGTGACAATATTGCGATGACAGCAGAATTGATCACACCGATAGCTATGGATAAAGAACTGCGCTTTGCAATCCGCGAAGGAGGCCGCACCGTCGGCGCCGGAGTGGTTAGTGAAGTTATCGAGTAA
- the rpsJ gene encoding 30S ribosomal protein S10 yields the protein MSTQKIRIRLKAYDHSLLDLAVAEIVDTTKRTGSRLVGPIPLPTVINKYCVLRGPHVDKKSREQFEIRTHKRLLDIMEPTQQTVDALMKLDLSAGVDVEIKL from the coding sequence ATGTCTACTCAAAAGATAAGAATTCGTCTTAAGGCTTATGACCATAGCTTATTGGATTTAGCTGTTGCTGAAATAGTTGATACCACAAAGCGTACCGGTTCCCGTTTGGTTGGGCCTATTCCGCTTCCAACTGTAATCAACAAATACTGCGTTTTGCGTGGACCACATGTTGATAAGAAAAGTCGTGAGCAGTTTGAAATCAGGACACATAAACGGCTTCTCGATATCATGGAACCAACACAGCAAACAGTTGATGCTTTGATGAAGCTAGATCTTTCAGCGGGCGTAGATGTAGAAATCAAGCTCTAG
- the rplC gene encoding 50S ribosomal protein L3, with the protein MTNGLLGKKIGMSQIFAADGQRIPVTVLEVGPCTVLQKKTTAGDGYEAAQLGFQAKASQRVNKPEMGHFKKTGKGAFSFIREFKLLGDCAVGDQVSCDLFSPGDRVDITGTSKGKGFQGVMKRWGFSGGRATHGSMFKRRPGAIGQSAWPAKVIKGKKMPGQLGNVRVTTQNLIVVDVRPEQNLVFVRGAVPGSKNGLIEIRKGIKS; encoded by the coding sequence ATGACCAACGGATTATTAGGAAAAAAAATAGGCATGAGTCAGATTTTTGCGGCTGACGGCCAGCGCATTCCAGTGACGGTTCTGGAAGTAGGCCCCTGCACAGTGCTGCAGAAAAAAACGACCGCTGGGGATGGATATGAGGCGGCTCAGCTCGGGTTTCAGGCCAAGGCATCACAGCGCGTGAATAAGCCTGAAATGGGGCACTTCAAGAAAACCGGTAAAGGTGCGTTTTCATTTATTCGCGAGTTTAAGCTTTTAGGGGATTGTGCGGTTGGAGATCAAGTGTCTTGCGATTTGTTCAGCCCTGGTGACAGGGTCGATATTACGGGCACCAGTAAGGGTAAGGGGTTTCAGGGGGTAATGAAGCGCTGGGGTTTTTCCGGCGGACGAGCCACCCATGGATCGATGTTTAAGCGGAGACCCGGTGCTATTGGTCAATCTGCCTGGCCAGCTAAGGTTATCAAGGGCAAGAAAATGCCTGGTCAGTTGGGTAATGTTCGCGTGACAACACAGAACCTTATTGTTGTTGATGTTCGCCCTGAGCAAAATCTTGTTTTTGTGCGTGGTGCCGTTCCCGGGTCAAAGAATGGTTTGATTGAAATCCGCAAAGGGATTAAATCTTAG
- the rplD gene encoding 50S ribosomal protein L4: MATVSIYSQENKQVGERQLADAVFNTEVKEYLLHDMVRYQLASRRQGTAASKNRSAVAGGGKKPYRQKGTGNARQGTTRAPHFVGGGAAFGPSPRSYSFKLNRKVKKAALCSALSARFQAEKLVVVDGLAMDKISTKSFSQMVKRFELDGALFIIDQPDSMVELSARNLHNVKILRADGVNVYDILKYPYLVLTDAAVTEIEGALEK, translated from the coding sequence ATGGCAACTGTATCAATCTATAGTCAGGAAAATAAACAGGTTGGTGAACGACAACTCGCTGATGCTGTATTTAATACTGAAGTTAAAGAATATCTTTTGCACGACATGGTGAGATATCAACTTGCGTCCAGACGTCAAGGGACTGCGGCCAGTAAAAATCGGAGTGCCGTTGCTGGTGGTGGAAAGAAGCCTTACCGTCAAAAAGGTACGGGTAATGCTCGCCAGGGAACAACCCGTGCGCCGCATTTTGTTGGGGGGGGTGCCGCTTTTGGTCCCTCTCCTCGATCGTATTCATTTAAGCTTAATCGGAAGGTTAAGAAGGCCGCGTTGTGTAGTGCACTTTCCGCACGTTTTCAGGCTGAGAAGTTAGTCGTTGTAGATGGCCTTGCGATGGATAAAATCAGCACCAAGTCGTTTTCACAGATGGTAAAACGTTTTGAACTTGATGGAGCGTTATTTATAATTGATCAACCTGATTCTATGGTTGAACTTTCTGCTCGAAACCTGCATAATGTCAAGATTTTGCGAGCTGACGGTGTGAATGTCTATGATATTCTCAAATACCCTTATCTCGTTTTGACTGACGCTGCTGTGACAGAGATAGAGGGAGCTTTGGAAAAATGA
- a CDS encoding 50S ribosomal protein L23 yields the protein MKPLYEVIRKPLISEKANFLKETSRVVAFEVGRDANKIEIKQAVEKAFDVKVEAVNTIQLRGKVKRVGANLGQRSNWKKAYVTLEEGQNIDFYGV from the coding sequence ATGAAACCTTTGTATGAAGTTATACGCAAGCCGTTAATCTCTGAAAAGGCTAACTTTCTGAAGGAGACTTCTCGTGTTGTGGCCTTTGAGGTGGGGCGAGATGCTAATAAGATCGAGATTAAGCAGGCGGTTGAAAAAGCTTTTGATGTGAAAGTTGAAGCTGTTAATACTATTCAGCTGCGCGGCAAGGTAAAGCGAGTTGGGGCTAATCTAGGTCAACGCAGCAATTGGAAAAAGGCGTATGTGACTCTTGAAGAGGGTCAGAATATAGATTTTTATGGTGTGTAA
- the rplB gene encoding 50S ribosomal protein L2: MGIKKYNPTSDGRRHMTSSTFEEITKSKPEKSLLAPLKRSGGRNNSGRITKRHTGGGHKRQYRVVDFRRDKLEVPARVAAIEYDPNRSARIALLFYVDGEKRYILAPNGLNVGDQVVASDSADIQPGNTMAIRSIPLGTWVHNVELKVGKGGQLARSAGAYAMIAAKEGRYAQLRLPSGEVRLVMQECRATVGQVGNLDFEKVKIGKAGRNRWLGKRPQSRGVAMNPVDHPHGGGEGKSSGGRHPVTPWGVPTKGYKTRTNRRTDKFIVRRRNKK; encoded by the coding sequence ATGGGTATCAAGAAGTATAATCCAACCTCAGATGGTCGGCGTCATATGACCTCTTCGACATTTGAGGAGATCACTAAAAGTAAACCAGAAAAGTCATTGCTGGCTCCGCTGAAGCGTTCTGGGGGGCGTAATAACTCTGGACGTATTACTAAGCGTCATACGGGTGGTGGACATAAGCGGCAGTATCGTGTTGTCGATTTTCGTCGGGATAAATTGGAAGTACCTGCACGTGTTGCTGCGATTGAATACGATCCTAACCGGAGTGCGCGAATAGCGTTGTTATTTTATGTCGACGGAGAAAAGCGCTACATACTGGCTCCCAATGGTTTGAATGTCGGAGATCAGGTTGTTGCCAGCGATTCAGCTGATATTCAGCCGGGCAATACTATGGCGATACGCTCTATTCCTCTGGGCACCTGGGTTCATAACGTTGAATTGAAAGTTGGGAAAGGTGGCCAGCTGGCTCGAAGTGCCGGTGCTTATGCCATGATAGCTGCAAAAGAAGGTCGCTATGCTCAGTTGCGTTTGCCATCGGGTGAAGTTCGGTTGGTGATGCAGGAGTGTCGAGCTACCGTAGGTCAGGTTGGTAATCTTGATTTTGAGAAGGTTAAAATCGGTAAAGCTGGCCGAAACCGCTGGTTAGGTAAAAGGCCTCAATCTCGCGGCGTCGCCATGAACCCGGTTGATCATCCTCATGGTGGTGGTGAAGGGAAGAGCTCTGGTGGTCGGCATCCAGTAACCCCATGGGGTGTCCCTACGAAGGGTTATAAGACTCGGACTAATAGACGAACTGATAAATTTATCGTACGTCGTAGGAATAAAAAGTAA
- the rpsS gene encoding 30S ribosomal protein S19: MARSIKKGPYIQESLLRNVNLEGETSRNKVIKTWSRRSTIIPEFVGMTFAVHNGKKFIPVFVSENMVGHKLGEFAPTRTYYGHGSDKKSKVR; encoded by the coding sequence GTGGCAAGATCAATAAAAAAAGGGCCATATATTCAAGAAAGCCTGTTGCGTAATGTGAATCTTGAAGGGGAAACAAGTCGAAATAAGGTTATTAAGACTTGGTCTCGTCGGTCAACTATTATTCCTGAGTTTGTGGGTATGACTTTCGCCGTGCATAACGGCAAAAAATTCATTCCGGTTTTTGTCAGTGAAAATATGGTTGGTCATAAGTTGGGTGAATTTGCTCCGACCCGGACCTATTATGGGCACGGAAGTGATAAGAAGAGTAAAGTCAGATAA
- the rplV gene encoding 50S ribosomal protein L22, with the protein MESQAKLRNVRLSPRKARLVVDMVRGKGIQDAMNILQVSPQKTAPILSKLLKSAVANAEQGGVSDVDQLFVKTVMVDQGPTLKRFMPRAQGRASRIRKPTSHITVVLDVK; encoded by the coding sequence ATGGAATCACAAGCCAAATTAAGAAATGTGCGGCTCTCGCCACGCAAGGCCAGACTCGTTGTTGATATGGTGCGGGGTAAGGGGATTCAGGATGCAATGAATATATTGCAAGTTTCTCCACAAAAAACCGCTCCCATTTTGTCTAAACTGTTGAAGTCTGCTGTTGCTAATGCCGAGCAGGGTGGGGTATCTGATGTTGACCAGCTGTTTGTTAAAACAGTTATGGTTGATCAAGGTCCTACTCTCAAGAGGTTTATGCCCCGTGCTCAGGGTCGTGCCAGTCGAATTCGTAAGCCAACCAGCCACATAACTGTGGTTCTGGACGTTAAGTAA
- the rpsC gene encoding 30S ribosomal protein S3, giving the protein MGQKVHPIGFRLGINRTWESRWYADSDYAEKLHADLKLRNFIKKRLYHAGISKIELERAASKVKINIYAARPGIIIGKKGSEVEVLKKDLAKITDDECFINIQEVRKPEVDAQLVAENVVLQLERRVAFRRAMKRSVSMALKFGAKGIKINCAGRLGGAEMSRTEWYREGRVPLHTLRADIDYGFAEAKTTYGIIGVKVLIFKGEVLGKEKAQPTG; this is encoded by the coding sequence TTGGGCCAGAAAGTTCATCCGATAGGTTTTCGTTTGGGTATTAACCGGACGTGGGAGTCTCGCTGGTATGCGGATTCTGATTATGCTGAAAAATTACATGCAGATTTAAAGCTGCGTAATTTTATTAAAAAGCGTCTTTATCATGCTGGGATTTCTAAAATTGAGCTGGAACGTGCTGCAAGCAAGGTGAAAATCAATATCTATGCTGCTCGTCCTGGGATCATTATTGGAAAAAAAGGTTCTGAAGTCGAGGTTTTGAAAAAAGATCTTGCGAAGATTACCGATGATGAGTGCTTTATTAATATTCAGGAGGTTCGCAAGCCTGAGGTTGACGCTCAGTTGGTAGCGGAAAATGTGGTTTTGCAGCTTGAACGACGGGTTGCTTTCCGTCGCGCCATGAAGCGTAGCGTAAGTATGGCTCTGAAGTTTGGAGCAAAAGGCATAAAGATTAATTGTGCTGGGCGACTTGGTGGTGCCGAAATGAGTCGTACTGAATGGTATCGTGAAGGGCGCGTACCTTTGCATACCTTGCGTGCTGATATTGATTATGGGTTTGCAGAGGCTAAGACAACCTATGGGATTATTGGTGTAAAGGTGCTCATCTTTAAGGGTGAAGTGCTAGGGAAAGAGAAAGCCCAGCCAACTGGCTGA
- the rplP gene encoding 50S ribosomal protein L16 — MLMPKKVKRRKQFTGRMTGQASRGTDVNFGDFGLQALECTWLTARQIEAARRAMTRYIKRGGKIWIRSFPHKPLTSKPAETRMGKGKGSPEKWVAVVKPGHIMYEMQGVTEEVAREAFRLGASKLPIKTRFIKREVGDEN; from the coding sequence ATGTTAATGCCTAAAAAAGTTAAGCGTAGAAAGCAGTTTACAGGGCGGATGACCGGTCAGGCATCACGTGGTACAGATGTAAACTTTGGTGACTTTGGTTTGCAGGCCTTGGAGTGTACTTGGCTTACAGCGCGTCAAATTGAAGCAGCTCGGCGTGCTATGACTCGTTATATTAAGCGGGGCGGGAAAATATGGATTCGTTCATTTCCTCATAAGCCTTTGACGAGTAAGCCAGCTGAAACCCGGATGGGTAAGGGTAAGGGTTCTCCAGAAAAGTGGGTCGCTGTGGTTAAACCTGGACATATCATGTATGAGATGCAGGGTGTTACAGAGGAAGTAGCTCGAGAAGCTTTTCGTCTCGGAGCCAGTAAGCTACCCATAAAAACAAGGTTTATTAAGAGAGAGGTTGGCGATGAAAATTGA
- the rpmC gene encoding 50S ribosomal protein L29, producing the protein MKIDEIKDLSVEELKTKTQELQQELFNLRFQLHTGHLENSARVSQVRKDVARAKTILSGKLNA; encoded by the coding sequence ATGAAAATTGATGAAATCAAAGATCTCAGTGTTGAAGAGTTGAAAACTAAGACACAGGAATTGCAGCAGGAACTGTTTAATCTGAGGTTCCAGTTACATACTGGTCACCTGGAAAATTCAGCGAGGGTGTCTCAGGTCCGTAAAGATGTCGCCCGGGCGAAAACTATACTTTCAGGCAAGCTGAATGCTTAG
- the rpsQ gene encoding 30S ribosomal protein S17, with protein MSEERGSRRTRVGIVVSDKMDKTVVVQVDDLVKHSVYKKFIKRKVSCKAHDEANGCSIGDKVLIVESRPLSKGKRWRVRQVLEKAVIA; from the coding sequence ATGAGCGAAGAACGAGGTAGCAGAAGAACCCGTGTCGGTATTGTTGTTAGCGACAAGATGGACAAGACGGTTGTTGTTCAGGTTGACGATCTGGTCAAACACAGCGTCTACAAGAAATTCATCAAGCGCAAGGTAAGCTGTAAAGCTCATGATGAGGCTAATGGCTGCTCTATTGGTGATAAGGTCCTTATTGTTGAATCAAGACCATTGTCAAAGGGTAAGCGCTGGCGCGTTCGACAGGTTTTGGAAAAAGCCGTTATCGCGTAG
- the rplN gene encoding 50S ribosomal protein L14 yields MIQMQTMLSVADNSGAKKLCCIKVPGGSKRKYAGIGDIIICSVKEALPNSKVKKGDVVRAVIVRTAKEVPRSDGSFVRFDGNSAVVVGTGNEPLGTRIFGPVARELRAKQFMKIVSLAPEVL; encoded by the coding sequence ATGATTCAAATGCAAACCATGCTTAGTGTGGCTGATAACTCAGGGGCAAAAAAACTTTGTTGTATTAAAGTCCCTGGTGGGTCAAAGCGAAAGTACGCCGGCATAGGCGATATTATTATTTGTAGCGTTAAGGAAGCATTGCCGAACTCAAAAGTAAAAAAGGGTGATGTTGTACGCGCGGTTATTGTTCGTACTGCCAAGGAAGTGCCACGTTCTGATGGTTCTTTTGTCCGTTTTGACGGTAATTCTGCTGTGGTTGTAGGAACTGGTAACGAACCTCTGGGAACACGTATTTTTGGTCCTGTTGCCAGGGAATTACGGGCAAAGCAGTTCATGAAGATTGTTTCGCTGGCTCCTGAAGTTTTATAA
- the rplX gene encoding 50S ribosomal protein L24 — protein sequence MSIVKLHVKKNDMVEIIAGKERGKTGKVLRVLPGKGRVVVEGLNVIKRHTRPNQLNPEGGIVEKEAPLSISNVMLICGSCSQATRTGVRLLEDGSKTRYCKKCNESVDK from the coding sequence ATGTCTATTGTTAAATTACATGTCAAAAAAAATGACATGGTAGAAATAATTGCCGGGAAAGAGCGTGGTAAAACCGGGAAGGTTTTGCGCGTTTTACCAGGCAAGGGACGCGTTGTTGTTGAAGGCCTAAACGTTATTAAGCGCCATACTCGCCCTAATCAACTCAATCCGGAAGGTGGAATTGTTGAGAAGGAAGCGCCGTTGAGTATTTCTAACGTTATGCTGATTTGTGGTTCATGTTCTCAGGCAACTCGTACAGGTGTGCGATTGCTCGAAGATGGCAGCAAGACTCGTTATTGCAAGAAGTGTAACGAGAGTGTCGATAAATAA
- the rplE gene encoding 50S ribosomal protein L5 — MARLKQAYIQEQVPALMKEFQYKTVMEVPRIEKIVLNMGLGEAIQNPKLLESAVDELARISGQKAIITKSKKSIAGFKLREDMSIGACVTLRQDRAWEFLDRLVNVALPRVRDFKGISPKAFDGRGNYTLGIREQLIFPEIDLDKIAQVSGLNITIVTTAKTDEEGRALLTGLGMPFRK; from the coding sequence ATGGCCAGGTTAAAGCAGGCATATATTCAGGAGCAGGTACCTGCTCTGATGAAGGAATTTCAGTACAAGACTGTGATGGAAGTTCCTCGGATTGAAAAAATTGTGCTCAACATGGGGCTTGGGGAAGCTATTCAGAATCCCAAACTTCTTGAATCTGCTGTTGATGAGTTAGCACGTATCAGCGGACAGAAGGCAATTATTACCAAGTCTAAAAAATCAATAGCGGGGTTTAAGCTTCGCGAAGATATGTCGATAGGTGCATGCGTGACCTTGCGCCAAGACAGGGCTTGGGAGTTTCTTGATCGTCTGGTCAATGTTGCTCTGCCTCGTGTTCGTGATTTTAAGGGTATTTCTCCCAAGGCCTTTGATGGCCGTGGCAACTATACCTTGGGAATTCGTGAGCAGTTGATATTTCCGGAGATTGATCTTGACAAGATCGCCCAGGTTTCTGGTTTGAATATTACCATTGTAACAACGGCTAAAACTGACGAGGAAGGTCGAGCACTTTTGACTGGACTTGGCATGCCGTTCAGAAAATAA
- a CDS encoding type Z 30S ribosomal protein S14: MAKKSMIAKTKRPKKFAVREYNRCPICGRPRAYYRKFDMCRICLRKLASEGKVPGVVKSSW, translated from the coding sequence GTGGCGAAGAAATCAATGATTGCCAAAACAAAACGGCCTAAAAAGTTTGCGGTTCGTGAGTATAATCGCTGCCCGATATGTGGCCGTCCGCGCGCTTATTATCGCAAGTTTGATATGTGCAGAATATGTCTGCGGAAACTGGCATCCGAAGGTAAAGTGCCTGGTGTTGTCAAGTCCAGCTGGTAG
- the rpsH gene encoding 30S ribosomal protein S8, with product MSMTDPMADLLTRIRNAGMAGHAKLDLPSSNVKVAVATVLKDLGYIKNLKVISDNKQGTLRIYLKYDDNQQPIIHEIKRISTPGRRVYVSKDDIPRVKNGLGASILSTSKGVLDDVSARQAQVGGEVVCTVW from the coding sequence ATGTCTATGACTGATCCGATGGCAGATTTATTGACCCGCATTCGTAATGCAGGTATGGCTGGCCATGCAAAATTGGATTTGCCGTCGAGTAATGTTAAGGTCGCGGTAGCAACCGTTTTAAAAGATCTTGGTTATATTAAGAACTTAAAAGTTATTAGTGATAACAAGCAGGGAACTCTGCGGATTTATCTGAAGTACGATGATAATCAGCAGCCGATCATCCATGAGATTAAGCGTATTTCCACTCCAGGACGACGTGTGTACGTAAGCAAGGATGATATTCCACGGGTAAAGAACGGCCTTGGTGCATCGATTTTGTCGACATCCAAAGGAGTTCTTGATGACGTTTCTGCTCGCCAAGCTCAAGTGGGTGGCGAAGTTGTATGTACCGTTTGGTAA